The Halorientalis sp. IM1011 genome window below encodes:
- a CDS encoding universal stress protein — MVHALVPVEVLESETVPQGVIDLLAPANVTVLGYHVIPEQTSPDQARLSFEDRARDKLDDIEEAFEIAGSDVTTRLVFTHDSEQTFDRVAAETDADVVVHLNPSMDATDLLVALHGAVAAERIGEIVAVLVAGRDIDVRLREIDGDDEDTLNLLERARRAMEDGGVDPDRIDAERIETDRPVRTIAELAAGTDATVLGERAADWQELVFGDFEERVADASLGAVLVVRPRGKASDA; from the coding sequence ATGGTTCACGCACTCGTCCCAGTCGAAGTTCTCGAGAGCGAGACGGTTCCACAGGGCGTGATCGACCTGCTGGCCCCCGCGAACGTCACCGTGCTCGGGTATCACGTCATCCCCGAGCAGACCTCGCCCGACCAGGCCCGCCTCTCCTTCGAGGATCGGGCCAGAGACAAACTCGACGACATCGAGGAGGCATTCGAGATCGCTGGCTCCGACGTCACCACGCGACTCGTCTTCACCCACGACAGCGAACAGACCTTCGACCGTGTCGCGGCCGAGACGGACGCGGACGTGGTCGTCCACCTGAACCCCTCGATGGACGCGACCGACCTGCTGGTCGCGCTCCACGGCGCGGTCGCCGCCGAGCGGATCGGCGAGATTGTCGCAGTGCTGGTCGCCGGCCGCGACATCGACGTCCGCCTCCGGGAGATCGACGGCGACGACGAGGACACGCTCAACCTGCTCGAACGGGCGCGACGGGCGATGGAGGACGGCGGCGTCGACCCGGACCGGATCGACGCCGAGCGGATCGAGACCGACCGGCCGGTCCGAACCATCGCCGAACTGGCCGCCGGCACGGACGCCACCGTCCTCGGGGAGCGAGCGGCCGACTGGCAGGAACTGGTCTTCGGCGACTTCGAGGAACGCGTCGCCGACGCGTCGCTCGGCGCGGTTCTGGTCGTCCGTCCGAGAGGGAAAGCCAGCGACGCCTGA
- the gatB gene encoding Asp-tRNA(Asn)/Glu-tRNA(Gln) amidotransferase subunit GatB codes for MTAQAAETGDLVAVIGLEVHVQLETDTKIFCGCSTAVGDDEPNTHTCPVCLGLPGALPVLNEGAVEAAVKVGKAIDAEIPEETRFHRKNYYYPDLPKNFQITQYDAPICQDGTLEFAVDGTRRSVDIRRAHLEEDPGSIKHVREGTEGLESRTVSIERADYTLIDYNRAGTPLMEIVTEPDFREPSEVRSFLEKLEEVLEYLGVFDPARDGSLRIDANLSMVPAEAVDDDGEIPEEVLEEANRTEVKNISSHKGAEKALAFEQSRQKKLVQSGRAVEQETRHFNETHGNTVSMRSKEEEKDYRYFREADLPPLQVADWKEEIAIPELPDARRERFEAEYGLSEEAASKLTSTKQVADFFEDVAAEFDPDLAATWVADNLLGELNYRDMEITDVDDRLDEVMRLVELVAEDEITAKNARETVLRGMLDDGDDPDTIVEDEDLGKTSGDEVAAAVTEAIDENPGAVEDYHDGDDGAINFLVGQVMQKTGGSADPGDVNQLLREELAE; via the coding sequence ATGACAGCACAGGCTGCCGAAACGGGGGATCTCGTCGCCGTCATCGGGCTGGAGGTCCACGTCCAGCTGGAGACGGACACGAAGATCTTCTGTGGCTGTTCGACCGCCGTCGGCGACGACGAGCCGAACACCCACACCTGCCCCGTCTGTCTCGGCCTCCCCGGTGCCCTGCCGGTCCTCAACGAGGGGGCCGTCGAGGCCGCCGTCAAAGTCGGGAAGGCCATCGACGCCGAGATTCCCGAGGAGACGCGATTCCACCGGAAGAACTACTACTACCCCGACCTGCCCAAGAACTTCCAGATCACCCAGTACGACGCGCCGATCTGTCAGGACGGAACGCTGGAGTTCGCCGTCGACGGGACGCGCCGCAGCGTCGACATCCGCCGAGCCCACCTCGAAGAGGACCCCGGCAGCATCAAACACGTCCGGGAGGGCACGGAGGGTCTGGAGAGTCGCACCGTCTCCATCGAACGCGCCGACTACACGCTGATCGACTACAACCGCGCCGGCACGCCGCTGATGGAGATCGTCACCGAACCGGACTTCCGCGAGCCCAGCGAGGTCCGCTCGTTCCTCGAAAAACTGGAGGAGGTTCTCGAATATCTGGGCGTCTTCGACCCGGCACGGGACGGCTCGCTGCGGATCGACGCCAACCTCTCGATGGTCCCCGCCGAGGCGGTCGACGACGACGGCGAGATTCCCGAGGAGGTACTGGAAGAGGCAAACCGAACGGAGGTCAAGAACATCTCCAGCCACAAGGGTGCGGAGAAGGCGCTGGCCTTCGAACAGTCCCGCCAGAAGAAACTCGTCCAGTCCGGCCGCGCGGTCGAGCAGGAGACCCGACACTTCAACGAGACCCACGGCAACACCGTCTCGATGCGCTCGAAGGAGGAGGAGAAAGATTACCGCTACTTCCGCGAGGCCGACCTCCCGCCGCTGCAGGTCGCCGACTGGAAGGAGGAGATCGCCATCCCGGAACTGCCCGACGCCCGTCGCGAGCGCTTCGAGGCGGAGTACGGACTCAGCGAGGAAGCCGCCTCGAAACTCACCAGTACGAAACAGGTGGCGGACTTCTTCGAGGACGTGGCCGCGGAGTTCGACCCCGACCTGGCGGCGACGTGGGTCGCTGACAACCTCCTGGGTGAACTGAACTACCGCGACATGGAGATCACCGACGTCGACGACCGTCTCGACGAGGTCATGCGGCTTGTCGAACTCGTCGCCGAGGACGAGATCACCGCGAAGAACGCCCGCGAGACGGTCCTCCGGGGGATGCTCGACGACGGCGATGACCCGGACACGATCGTCGAGGACGAGGATCTGGGCAAGACCAGTGGCGACGAGGTGGCCGCCGCGGTCACCGAGGCCATCGACGAGAACCCCGGCGCTGTCGAGGACTACCACGACGGCGACGACGGGGCGATCAACTTCCTCGTCGGGCAGGTGATGCAGAAGACCGGTGGGAGTGCCGATCCTGGCGACGTGAACCAGCTGCTGCGGGAAGAACTCGCGGAGTAA
- a CDS encoding HEAT repeat domain-containing protein, producing the protein MLRRLLSWLPGSDGNGDRPSPEQRADRIREIGRNPLQHGHDATEEVLGALDDESPLVRATAAEVLGSVEVYHELVAADPLVDCLDDPHRHVRLAAAEALTVTTDATVVDDVFPYVLADDPGVRAAGAVGLYHALARVTYEFTPAQVEALLDAFAVAAEPDETSEDDELAREYLLSAIDRGAASRDLATLDADRTAALVDGLDDGSISVSGQAAALLGQVDDETARDALRAARENHDDERVRAAADEALADGEH; encoded by the coding sequence ATGCTCCGTCGCTTGCTGTCGTGGCTCCCGGGATCGGACGGGAACGGCGACCGGCCGTCCCCCGAACAGCGGGCCGACCGCATCCGCGAGATCGGTCGCAATCCGCTCCAGCACGGCCACGACGCGACCGAGGAGGTCCTCGGAGCCCTCGACGACGAATCCCCGCTCGTCCGGGCCACCGCCGCCGAGGTCCTGGGCTCGGTCGAGGTCTACCACGAACTCGTCGCCGCCGATCCGCTGGTCGACTGTTTGGACGACCCACATCGGCACGTCCGACTCGCGGCCGCCGAGGCGCTGACCGTCACCACCGACGCGACGGTCGTCGACGACGTCTTCCCGTACGTCCTCGCCGACGACCCCGGCGTCCGCGCCGCCGGTGCGGTGGGCCTGTACCACGCGCTCGCGCGTGTCACCTACGAGTTCACCCCGGCACAGGTCGAGGCCCTGCTCGACGCGTTCGCCGTCGCTGCCGAGCCCGACGAGACGAGCGAGGACGACGAACTGGCCCGGGAGTACCTGCTGTCGGCGATCGACCGCGGCGCAGCGAGCCGGGATCTGGCGACCCTCGACGCGGACCGGACGGCGGCGCTCGTGGACGGGCTCGACGACGGCTCGATCAGCGTCAGCGGACAGGCAGCGGCCCTGCTCGGACAGGTCGACGACGAGACGGCACGCGACGCGCTCCGGGCGGCCAGGGAGAACCACGACGACGAGCGGGTTCGGGCAGCCGCGGACGAGGCGCTGGCCGACGGTGAGCACTGA
- a CDS encoding DNA topoisomerase I, with protein sequence MELIITEKDNAARRIAEILSEDSAEAERRNGVNVYRWGDKRVVGLSGHVVGVDFPPEYSDWRDVEPVELIDAEITKSPTKENIVRTLRQLAGRADEAVIATDYDREGELIGKEAYEIIRDETDVPIKRVRFSSITEREVKDAFADPDDLDFDLAAAGEARQIIDLIWGAALTRFLSLSARQLGDDFISVGRVQSPTLKLIVDREREIEAFEPDDYWELFADLTEEGEAFEAQYFYDDDGKEAERVWDEDAADEAHERLQEASSATVTEVRRRTRTDDPPAPFNTTAFISAAGSLGYSAQRAMSIAEELYTAGYVTYPRTDNTVYPEDLDPEELLGDFTDTSAFGEDAAALLNLDEIEPTRGDEETTDHPPIHPTGELPNRSELDDDEWEVYELVVRRFFATVAEAATWEHLRVVADANGCQLKANGKRLVEPGYHAVYPYSSASENFVPDVEEGAELSVSNVELEAKQTQPPRRYGQSRLIERMEDMGIGTKATRHNVIEKLYDRNYIENDPPRPTTLAKAVVEAAEEFADHVVSEDMTAELEADMAAIAGGEATLDDVTEESREMLERVFEELHESREEVGDHLQQSLKADRTLGPCPESDHDLLIRQSRHGSHFVGCDGFPDCRYTLPLPSTGKPQVLDEECEEHGLNHVKMLAGRDTFVHGCPQCKADEADESEDEVIGDCPECGAEEGGELAIKQLRNGSRLVGCTRYPDCDYSLPLPRRGEIEVTDERCEEHDLPELIVHNGDEPWELGCPICNYREYQARQAVDDLVDLDGLGERTAEKLAEAEIETLSDLETVDPEAVATTVQGVSADQIREWQQQAGAEAAD encoded by the coding sequence GTGGAGTTGATCATCACCGAGAAGGACAACGCCGCGCGGCGCATCGCCGAGATCCTCAGCGAGGACAGCGCCGAGGCCGAGCGCCGGAACGGCGTCAACGTCTACCGCTGGGGCGACAAGCGCGTCGTCGGGCTCTCGGGCCACGTCGTCGGCGTCGACTTCCCGCCCGAGTACTCGGACTGGCGGGACGTCGAACCCGTCGAGTTGATCGACGCCGAGATCACGAAATCGCCCACGAAGGAAAACATCGTCCGGACGCTCCGACAGCTCGCTGGCCGGGCCGACGAGGCAGTCATCGCGACGGACTACGACCGCGAGGGCGAGTTGATCGGGAAGGAGGCCTACGAGATCATCCGCGACGAGACGGACGTGCCGATCAAGCGGGTTCGGTTCTCCTCGATCACCGAACGCGAGGTGAAAGACGCCTTCGCCGACCCCGACGATCTGGACTTCGACCTCGCCGCGGCGGGGGAGGCCCGACAGATCATCGACCTGATCTGGGGCGCTGCACTTACGCGATTCCTCTCGCTGTCGGCCCGCCAGCTGGGCGACGACTTCATCTCCGTCGGTCGGGTGCAGTCGCCGACGCTGAAGCTGATCGTCGACCGCGAGCGCGAGATCGAGGCCTTCGAGCCCGACGACTACTGGGAGCTGTTCGCGGACCTCACCGAGGAGGGCGAGGCCTTCGAGGCCCAGTACTTCTACGACGACGACGGCAAGGAGGCCGAACGCGTCTGGGACGAGGACGCGGCCGACGAGGCCCACGAGCGGTTGCAGGAGGCCTCCAGTGCGACCGTCACCGAGGTCCGGCGGCGCACTCGAACGGACGACCCGCCCGCGCCGTTCAACACCACGGCGTTCATCAGCGCCGCGGGATCGCTGGGCTACTCGGCTCAACGCGCGATGAGCATCGCCGAGGAGCTGTACACCGCTGGCTACGTCACGTATCCGCGGACGGACAACACGGTGTACCCCGAGGATCTGGACCCCGAGGAACTGCTCGGGGACTTCACGGACACGAGCGCCTTCGGCGAGGACGCGGCCGCCCTCCTCAACCTCGACGAGATCGAGCCCACGCGGGGCGACGAGGAGACGACCGACCACCCGCCGATCCACCCGACGGGTGAACTCCCGAACCGGAGCGAACTCGACGACGACGAGTGGGAGGTCTACGAACTCGTCGTCAGGCGCTTTTTCGCGACCGTCGCCGAGGCCGCCACCTGGGAACACCTGCGCGTCGTCGCCGACGCCAACGGCTGCCAGCTGAAGGCCAACGGCAAGCGCCTCGTCGAACCGGGCTACCACGCGGTCTACCCCTACTCCAGCGCGAGCGAGAACTTCGTGCCCGACGTGGAGGAAGGCGCGGAACTCTCGGTTTCGAACGTGGAACTGGAGGCCAAGCAGACCCAGCCCCCGCGCCGCTACGGCCAGTCGCGGCTGATCGAGCGCATGGAGGACATGGGCATCGGGACGAAGGCGACCCGCCACAACGTGATCGAGAAGCTCTACGACCGCAACTACATCGAGAACGATCCGCCGCGGCCGACGACGCTGGCGAAGGCGGTCGTCGAGGCCGCCGAGGAGTTCGCCGACCACGTCGTCAGCGAGGATATGACGGCCGAGCTCGAGGCCGACATGGCGGCCATCGCGGGCGGCGAGGCGACGCTGGACGACGTGACCGAGGAGTCCCGCGAGATGCTCGAACGCGTCTTCGAGGAACTCCACGAGTCACGCGAGGAGGTCGGCGATCACCTCCAGCAGTCGCTGAAGGCCGACCGGACGCTCGGCCCCTGTCCCGAGAGCGACCACGACCTGCTGATCCGGCAGAGTCGCCACGGCTCCCACTTCGTCGGCTGTGACGGCTTCCCGGACTGTCGGTACACCCTGCCGCTCCCCAGTACCGGCAAACCGCAGGTCCTCGACGAGGAGTGTGAGGAACACGGCCTCAACCACGTCAAGATGCTCGCGGGGCGGGACACGTTCGTCCACGGTTGCCCCCAGTGTAAGGCCGACGAGGCCGACGAGAGCGAGGACGAAGTGATCGGTGACTGCCCGGAGTGTGGCGCCGAGGAAGGGGGCGAACTCGCGATCAAGCAGCTCCGGAACGGCTCCAGACTCGTGGGCTGTACGCGCTATCCCGACTGCGACTACTCGCTCCCCCTGCCCCGCCGGGGCGAGATCGAGGTGACCGACGAGCGCTGTGAGGAACACGACCTGCCCGAGTTGATCGTCCACAACGGCGACGAGCCGTGGGAACTGGGCTGTCCGATCTGTAACTACAGGGAGTACCAGGCCCGGCAGGCGGTCGACGATCTGGTGGATCTGGACGGTCTGGGCGAGCGGACCGCGGAGAAACTGGCCGAGGCAGAGATCGAGACGCTGTCGGATCTGGAGACGGTCGATCCCGAGGCGGTCGCGACGACGGTGCAGGGCGTCTCCGCCGACCAGATCCGCGAGTGGCAACAGCAGGCCGGGGCGGAGGCGGCTGACTGA
- a CDS encoding phosphoglycerol geranylgeranyltransferase, whose amino-acid sequence MSGPWTEWDHVLKIDPDKSLVDGETFEDVAATGTDAIEVGGTTGMTEEKMARVVEACGKYDIPMYIEPSNPSSVVHTDAHDGYLVPIVMNAGDVTWTTGAHKEWVRLDDDIDWSRTWTEAYIVLNPEASVATYTGADCEQDADDVAAYAEVAEQMFGQEIVYVEYSGTLGDPTKVRAAHDALEDATLFYGGGIHDYDSAHQMAQESDVVVVGDLVHDDGADAVRETVEGAKDAN is encoded by the coding sequence ATGAGCGGGCCATGGACGGAGTGGGATCACGTGCTGAAGATCGACCCGGACAAGTCGCTGGTCGACGGCGAGACGTTCGAGGACGTGGCGGCGACCGGGACCGACGCCATCGAAGTCGGCGGCACCACGGGCATGACCGAAGAGAAGATGGCCCGGGTCGTCGAGGCCTGCGGGAAGTACGACATCCCGATGTACATCGAACCCTCGAACCCGTCTTCGGTCGTCCACACCGACGCTCACGACGGGTATCTCGTCCCCATCGTGATGAACGCCGGTGACGTAACCTGGACCACCGGCGCACACAAGGAGTGGGTCCGGCTGGACGACGACATCGACTGGTCACGCACCTGGACGGAGGCCTACATCGTCCTCAACCCCGAGGCGTCCGTGGCCACCTACACCGGGGCCGACTGCGAGCAGGACGCCGACGACGTGGCCGCCTACGCCGAGGTCGCAGAACAGATGTTCGGCCAGGAGATCGTCTACGTCGAGTACTCCGGCACGCTGGGCGATCCGACGAAGGTTCGGGCGGCTCACGACGCCCTCGAGGACGCCACGCTGTTCTACGGCGGCGGCATCCACGACTACGACTCGGCCCACCAGATGGCTCAGGAGTCGGACGTGGTGGTCGTCGGCGACCTCGTCCACGACGACGGAGCCGACGCCGTCCGCGAGACCGTCGAGGGTGCCAAAGACGCGAACTGA
- a CDS encoding amino acid permease: MPKELERDLGLPAVIAISVGAMVGSGIFILPGLALKTAGPAVILAYLLAGVLVLPAALSKAEMATAMPEAGGTYIYIERGMGPLLGTIAGVGTWFSLAFKGAFALIGGVPYLLYLFDLPVKPIALALAVLLIVVNLVGAKQTGRLQIGIVVVMLLAMVWFVIGGLPSTSGSYYGGFFEKGAGGLLAATGLVFVSYAGVTKVASIAEEIEDPDRNIPLGILVSLGFTTLLYVLIVVVMVGVTPPDLLSDSAVPMIHAAEATLAFPGVVAVIVAAVLALISTANAGILSSSRYPFAMARDKLAPPSLTEIHESWGTPSKAITLTGAVMLVLIAFVPVENIAKLASAFQIVVFALVNGAVVAFREGDVGQYDPSFESPLYPWTQIAGIVGGLALIGFMGTVPLVGAVVITVGSILWYFFYARGKVEREGAATDVLRRAIGQEAIERTKSTFEEIEGYEVLVAIREDTSAARERSLVRIAADIARKNDGSVTVVQFDEVPDQAPLDHASDTTSASDEAFERRTAELTEAFDVPIQYGEVVSHDVETAVVNFAEDEEADFLLLEREDDPLYASVFGTGVEWITRKAPCDVLLIEERDLTDIHSITVVTDRGPFDPQKIAIANALASETGSRIDLLYPVEGSATETQRETIDEYLAELEELCSVPVYRSVVESDDPARDFVSATDPADVLIIGTDGGRLRSNLFGRPADWIVDSVDCTAVQIEPARSERPGFLRRLVERIVF; this comes from the coding sequence ATGCCAAAAGAACTCGAACGCGATCTCGGACTGCCTGCGGTAATCGCGATCAGCGTCGGTGCGATGGTCGGGAGCGGGATCTTCATCCTGCCCGGACTCGCGCTGAAGACGGCCGGCCCGGCGGTCATCCTGGCGTATCTCCTCGCCGGCGTCCTCGTCTTGCCCGCGGCGCTGAGCAAAGCCGAGATGGCGACCGCGATGCCCGAGGCCGGCGGCACCTACATCTACATCGAGCGCGGGATGGGGCCGTTGCTCGGCACGATCGCCGGCGTCGGAACGTGGTTCTCGCTCGCGTTCAAGGGCGCGTTCGCGCTCATCGGTGGCGTCCCCTACCTGCTGTACCTGTTCGATCTCCCCGTCAAACCGATCGCGCTCGCGCTGGCAGTCCTCCTGATCGTCGTCAACCTCGTCGGCGCGAAACAGACTGGCCGACTCCAGATCGGCATCGTCGTCGTCATGCTCCTGGCGATGGTGTGGTTCGTGATCGGTGGCCTCCCGAGTACGTCCGGGAGCTACTACGGCGGGTTCTTCGAGAAGGGCGCGGGCGGACTGCTCGCCGCGACCGGCCTGGTGTTCGTCTCCTACGCCGGGGTGACCAAGGTCGCGAGCATCGCCGAGGAGATCGAGGACCCCGACCGGAACATCCCCCTCGGAATTCTGGTCTCGCTCGGGTTCACGACGCTGCTGTACGTCCTGATCGTCGTCGTCATGGTCGGCGTGACGCCGCCGGACCTGCTGAGCGATTCGGCGGTGCCGATGATCCACGCTGCCGAGGCGACGCTCGCGTTCCCCGGCGTGGTCGCTGTCATCGTCGCGGCCGTCCTCGCACTGATCAGCACCGCCAACGCGGGCATCCTCTCCTCGTCGCGGTACCCCTTCGCGATGGCCCGGGACAAACTCGCGCCGCCGTCGCTGACGGAGATCCACGAGTCCTGGGGGACCCCCTCGAAGGCGATCACGCTCACGGGTGCGGTCATGCTGGTCCTGATCGCGTTCGTCCCCGTCGAGAACATCGCGAAACTCGCCAGTGCCTTCCAGATCGTCGTCTTCGCCCTGGTCAACGGGGCAGTCGTGGCCTTCCGCGAGGGCGACGTGGGCCAGTACGACCCCAGTTTCGAGTCGCCGCTGTACCCCTGGACCCAGATCGCCGGGATCGTCGGCGGCCTCGCGCTCATCGGCTTCATGGGGACGGTCCCGCTCGTCGGCGCGGTCGTCATCACCGTCGGCTCGATCCTGTGGTATTTCTTCTACGCACGCGGGAAAGTCGAGCGGGAGGGAGCGGCGACGGACGTGCTCCGGCGGGCGATCGGCCAGGAGGCCATCGAGCGCACCAAGTCGACCTTCGAGGAGATCGAGGGATACGAGGTGCTCGTCGCGATCAGGGAGGACACCAGCGCGGCGCGTGAGCGCTCGCTGGTCCGGATCGCAGCCGACATCGCCCGGAAAAACGACGGGAGCGTCACCGTCGTCCAGTTCGACGAGGTGCCAGATCAGGCGCCGCTCGACCACGCGTCGGATACCACGTCGGCGTCCGACGAGGCCTTCGAGCGGCGGACGGCCGAACTCACCGAGGCGTTCGACGTGCCGATCCAGTACGGCGAGGTCGTCAGCCACGACGTCGAGACCGCCGTCGTCAACTTCGCCGAGGACGAAGAGGCCGACTTCCTCCTGCTCGAACGCGAGGACGACCCGCTGTACGCGTCGGTGTTCGGAACCGGCGTCGAGTGGATCACCCGGAAGGCCCCCTGTGACGTGTTGCTGATCGAGGAGCGCGACCTCACGGACATCCACTCGATCACCGTCGTGACGGATCGCGGCCCGTTCGACCCCCAGAAGATCGCCATCGCCAACGCACTGGCGAGCGAGACCGGGTCGCGCATCGATCTGCTCTACCCCGTCGAGGGGAGCGCCACCGAAACCCAGCGCGAGACTATCGACGAGTACCTCGCGGAACTGGAGGAACTCTGTTCGGTGCCGGTCTACCGCTCGGTCGTCGAGAGCGACGACCCCGCGCGGGACTTCGTCTCCGCGACCGACCCGGCCGACGTGTTGATCATCGGGACCGACGGCGGTCGCCTCCGGAGCAACCTGTTCGGCCGCCCGGCCGACTGGATCGTCGACAGCGTCGACTGCACGGCCGTCCAGATCGAACCCGCCCGGTCCGAGCGACCCGGCTTCCTCCGCCGCCTCGTCGAGCGAATCGTCTTCTGA
- a CDS encoding Lrp/AsnC family transcriptional regulator, which translates to MSDRDDIVELDALDRHIIYRLQHDARKTSASTIAEEMDVAASTVRNRINRLEERGVIKGYNLDVDYERAGFQLHTLIICNAEIPEREQLAREALEIDGVVDVQEVMTGSENIHVEVVGSDGDDLSRIGQELDALGLQVVDEDIIRNEYVHPYEGFAPEK; encoded by the coding sequence ATGAGCGACCGCGACGACATCGTCGAACTCGACGCACTGGATCGGCACATCATCTATCGCCTCCAGCACGACGCGCGCAAGACCTCCGCGAGCACCATCGCCGAGGAGATGGACGTGGCCGCCAGTACCGTCCGCAACCGGATCAACCGACTGGAGGAACGGGGCGTCATCAAGGGGTACAATCTGGACGTGGACTACGAGCGAGCCGGGTTCCAGCTCCACACGCTCATCATCTGTAACGCCGAGATCCCCGAACGCGAGCAACTGGCCAGAGAGGCCCTCGAGATCGACGGCGTCGTCGACGTCCAGGAAGTCATGACCGGCAGCGAGAACATCCACGTGGAGGTCGTCGGCAGCGACGGGGACGACCTCAGCCGCATCGGCCAGGAACTGGACGCACTCGGCCTCCAGGTCGTCGACGAGGACATCATCCGCAACGAGTACGTCCACCCCTACGAGGGATTCGCTCCGGAGAAGTAG
- the aspS gene encoding aspartate--tRNA(Asn) ligase, translating into MDDRTYTADAEPGDTATVAGWVHEIRDLGGIAFLIVRDTTGKIQVKFEKDEMDDDLVETGLDVHRESVVAVTGDVEEEERAPTGVEIVPDSLDVVAEADPELPLDPSGKVDAELPTRLDNRTLDLRKPEVKAIFEIRAAALEAVRDAFRDLGGTEINTPKIVATGTEGGTELFPITYFGQEAFMNQSPQLFKQLMVGSGLERVFEIGPIFRAEEHNTPRHLNEATSIDFESAFYDHTEAMDACEEIVKAAYEGVAENCQEQLDALDMTEEFEVPEGDFPRITYEEALEKINATGELDEVLVWGDDLSTEAEHVLGDEVGEHYFITDWPSEIKPFYIKDHDDDEEVSTGFDMMHPSMELVSGGQREHRYDRLVEGFEQQGLDPEAFEYYTKMFKYGMPPHAGWGLGGERLIMTMLGLGNIREAVLFPRDRQRLSP; encoded by the coding sequence ATGGACGACCGCACCTACACCGCGGACGCCGAGCCGGGCGACACGGCCACCGTCGCCGGCTGGGTCCACGAGATCCGCGACCTCGGCGGCATCGCCTTCCTGATCGTCCGGGACACCACCGGCAAGATCCAGGTCAAGTTCGAGAAAGACGAGATGGACGACGACCTCGTCGAGACAGGGCTCGACGTCCACCGCGAGAGCGTCGTCGCCGTCACCGGCGACGTCGAAGAGGAGGAGCGCGCCCCGACCGGCGTCGAGATCGTCCCCGACTCGCTCGACGTGGTCGCCGAGGCCGACCCCGAACTGCCGCTCGATCCGTCGGGCAAGGTCGACGCCGAACTCCCGACCCGACTGGACAACCGGACGCTCGACCTCCGAAAGCCCGAAGTCAAGGCCATCTTCGAGATCCGCGCCGCGGCCCTCGAAGCGGTCCGCGACGCCTTCCGCGATCTCGGGGGTACGGAGATCAACACGCCGAAGATCGTCGCCACGGGGACCGAAGGCGGCACCGAACTGTTCCCGATCACCTACTTCGGGCAGGAGGCGTTCATGAACCAGAGCCCCCAGCTGTTCAAACAGCTGATGGTCGGCTCCGGCCTCGAACGCGTCTTCGAGATCGGTCCGATCTTCCGTGCCGAGGAGCACAACACGCCCCGCCACCTCAACGAGGCGACTTCCATCGACTTCGAGTCGGCCTTCTACGACCACACCGAGGCGATGGACGCCTGCGAGGAGATCGTCAAGGCCGCCTACGAGGGCGTCGCCGAGAACTGTCAGGAGCAACTGGACGCCCTCGACATGACCGAGGAGTTCGAGGTCCCCGAGGGTGACTTCCCGCGGATCACCTACGAGGAGGCCCTCGAAAAGATCAACGCGACGGGCGAACTGGACGAGGTGCTCGTCTGGGGCGACGACCTCTCGACGGAGGCCGAACACGTCCTCGGCGACGAGGTCGGCGAGCACTACTTCATCACCGACTGGCCCAGCGAGATCAAGCCCTTCTACATCAAGGATCACGACGACGACGAGGAGGTGTCGACGGGCTTCGACATGATGCACCCTTCGATGGAACTGGTCTCGGGCGGCCAGCGTGAACACCGCTACGACCGCCTCGTCGAAGGCTTCGAACAGCAGGGTCTCGACCCCGAGGCCTTCGAGTACTACACCAAGATGTTCAAGTACGGGATGCCGCCCCACGCCGGCTGGGGCCTCGGTGGCGAGCGCCTCATCATGACGATGCTCGGGCTCGGAAACATCCGGGAAGCGGTTCTGTTCCCGCGAGACAGGCAACGGCTGAGCCCGTAG
- a CDS encoding UPF0175 family protein: MPTISARLSEDELAELERVAELLDDDRSTTIRKALEEGLAELRTREAVGRYQQGDIAVTEAARISGLSVAEWMEVARRRNLTTQLSAADLRRDADNAREL, translated from the coding sequence ATGCCGACGATCAGCGCGCGGCTCTCGGAGGACGAACTGGCGGAACTGGAACGAGTCGCGGAGTTGCTGGACGACGACCGGAGTACCACGATCAGGAAGGCCCTCGAAGAGGGACTGGCGGAGTTACGGACCCGCGAGGCCGTCGGGCGCTACCAGCAGGGCGACATCGCGGTCACGGAGGCCGCCCGGATCTCGGGACTCTCGGTCGCCGAATGGATGGAGGTCGCCCGGAGGCGCAACCTCACGACGCAGTTGAGCGCGGCCGACCTCCGGCGTGACGCCGACAACGCGAGGGAACTGTGA